The following coding sequences are from one Eleginops maclovinus isolate JMC-PN-2008 ecotype Puerto Natales chromosome 13, JC_Emac_rtc_rv5, whole genome shotgun sequence window:
- the zgc:91910 gene encoding zinc finger protein 706-like, whose protein sequence is MARGQQKLQSQQKNLKKAADKKKGQAADQKTAAMAALVHTCPVCRTQMPDPKTFKQHFESKHPKSPMPPELVDVQA, encoded by the exons ATGGCTCGCGGGCAGCAAAAGCTACAGTCTCAGCAGAAGAACCTTAAGAAGGCAGCAGATAAGAAGAAAGGTCAGGCCGCTGACCAGAAGACCGCAGCAATGGCCGCGCTTGTCCATACCTGCCCCGTCTGCCGT ACACAGATGCCCGACCCCAAGACCTTCAAGcagcactttgagagcaaacatCCCAAGTCCCCTATGCCCCCTGAGCTGGTGGACGTTCAGGCATGA